One segment of Salvia splendens isolate huo1 chromosome 20, SspV2, whole genome shotgun sequence DNA contains the following:
- the LOC121780640 gene encoding uncharacterized protein LOC121780640, with protein sequence MAVTMKQMALLVAFLGALSFILGVVAENKKPPHGTPITGKGVVICKYPSDPSVALGYASFAFLVVCMVAGWYSLFYPYKGKHVPKAALFQNKGFLAFFGVALSTAALAIVMLLWPTITEQLHHTNNVHHNLETACPTAKTGLLGGGAFLSLDACLFWLVALMLADNARADYFDESDDKAAGSFEAEPIKGSA encoded by the exons ATGGCGGTGACGATGAAGCAAATGGCATTGTTAGTAGCATTCCTTGGGGCACTCTCCTTCATTCTTGGGGTTGTTGCTGAAAACAAAAAG CCTCCACATGGAACTCCAATAACCGGGAAGGGTGTTGTGATCTGCAAATACCCATCCGATCCATCTGTGGCTTTGGGATATGCATCCTTTGCGTTCCTTGTCGTTTGCATGGTTGCTGGATGGTATTCTCTATTCTACCCGTACAAAGGGAAGCACGTCCCGAAGGCGGCCTTATTCCAAAACAAAGGCTTCCTTGCCTTCTTTGGTGTTGCACT GTCGACAGCTGCGTTAGCTATTGTGATGTTGTTGTGGCCTACAATCACAGAGCAGCTTCACCACACAAACAATGTTCATCACAATTTGGAAACCGCGTGCCCTACAGCCAAGACTGGACTTCTCGGTGGAGGTGCTTTTCTATCTCTTGACGCGTGCCTCTTCTGGCTGGTCGCGTTGATGCTGGCTGACAATGCTCGTGCCGACTACTTTGATGAATCAGATGACAAGGCTGcaggaagttttgaagctgaGCCAATCAAGGGCAGTGCCTGA